Proteins encoded by one window of Rhinolophus ferrumequinum isolate MPI-CBG mRhiFer1 chromosome 13, mRhiFer1_v1.p, whole genome shotgun sequence:
- the USP39 gene encoding U4/U6.U5 tri-snRNP-associated protein 2, which translates to MSGRSKRDSRGSTRVKRESESRVNSSRVKRERDRERETEVPSSRGSPVRVKREVDPPSTREAPAPVIPAVRVKREREADEDSEPEREVRAKNGRVDSQDRRSRHCPYLDTINRSVLDFDFEKLCSISLSHINAYACLVCGKYFQGRGLKSHAYIHSVQFSHHVFLNLHTLKFYCLPDNYEIIDSSLEDITYVLKPTFTKQQIANLDKQAKLSRAYDGTTYLPGIVGLNNIKANDYANAVLQALSNVPPLRNYFLEEDNYKNIRRPPGDIMFLLVQRFGELMRKLWNPRNFKAHVSPHEMLQAVVLCSKKTFQITKQGDGVDFLSWFLNALHSALGGTKKKKKTIVTDVFQGSMRIFTKKLPHPDLPAEEKEQLLHNDEYQETMVESTFMYLTLDLPTAPLYKDEKEQLIIPQVPLFNILAKFNGITEKEYKTYKENFLKRFQLTKLPPYLIFCIKRFTKNNFFVEKNPTIVNFPITNVDLREYLSEEVQAVHKNTTYDLIANIVHDGKPSEGSYRIHVLHHGTGKWYELQDLQVTDILPQMITLSEAYIQIWKRRDNDETNQQGA; encoded by the exons ATGTCTGGCCGGTCCAAGAGGGACTCTCGTGGTTCCACCCGTGTGAAACGCGAGTCCGAGTCACGGGTCAACTCGAGTCGCGTCAAGCGGGAGCGAGATCGGGAGCGGGAGACCGAGGTGCCGAGCTCCCGGGGCAGTCCGGTGCGCGTGAAGCGGGAGGTCGACCCGCCTAGCACGCGCGAGGCCCCGGCGCCCGTCATCCCGGCTGTGCGGGTGAAGCGGGAGCGCGAGGCGGACGAAGACTCCGAGCCTGAGCGGGAGGTGCGAG CAAAGAATGGCCGGGTGGATTCCCAGGACCGGAGGAGCCGCCACTGCCCATACCTGGATACCATTAACAG GAGCGTGCTGGACTTTGACTTTGAGAAACTGTGTTCCATCTCCCTCTCGCATATCAATGCATATGCCTGTCTGGTGTGTGGCAAGTACTTTCagg GCCGAGGTTTGAAGTCTCACGCCTACATCCACAGCGTCCAATTTAGCCACCACGTCTTCCTAAATCTCCACACGCTGAAGTTTTACTGTCTTCCAGACAACTATGAGATCATCGATTCCTCGCTGGAGGACATCACG taTGTGTTGAAGCCCACTTTCACAAAGCAGCAGATTGCAAACTTGGATAAGCAAGCCAAATTGTCCCGTGCATATGATGGCACCACTTACCTGCCAGGTATTGTGGGCCTGAATAACATAAAGGCCAACGACTATGCCAACGCTGTCCTTCAG GCTCTGTCTAATGTTCCTCCTCTCCGGAACTACTTCCTGGAAGAAGACAATTATAAAAACATCAGGCGTCCTCCGGGGGATATCATGTTCTTGTTGGTCCAGCGTTTTGGAGAGCTGATGAGAAAGCTCTGGAACCCTCGAAATTTCAAGGCACATGTCTCTCCCCATGAGATGCTTCAGGCTGTTGTCCTTTGCAGCAAGAAGACTTTTCAGATCACCAAACAAG ggGATGGAGTTGACTTTTTGTCCTGGTTTCTGAATGCTCTGCACTCAGCTTTGGGgggcacaaagaagaaaaagaaga CCATTGTGACTGACGTTTTCCAGGGCTCCATGAGGATCTTCACTAAAAAGCTTCCGCATCCTGATCTG CCAGCGGAGGAAAAAGAGCAGCTGCTCCATAATGACGAGTACCAGGAAACAATGGTGGAGTCCACCTTTATGTACCTGACGCTGGACCTCCCTACGGCCCCGCTCTACAAGGATGAGAAGGAACAGCTCATCATCCCCCAGGTGCCGCTCTTCAACATCCTGGCCAAGTTCAACGGCATCACTGAGAAG GAATATAAGACTTACAAGGAGAACTTTTTGAAGCGCTTCCAGCTTACCAAGCTGCCGCCATATCTGATCTTTTGTATTAAGAGATTCACTAAGAACAATTTCTTTGTGGAGAAGAATCCAACTATTGTCAACTTCCCTATTAC AAACGTGGATCTGAGAGAGTACTTGTCCGAGGAAGTACAAGCAGTGCACAAGAACACCACGTATGACCTGATTGCCAACATTGTACACGATGGCAAGCCCTCCGAGGGCTCCTACCGGATCCATGTGCTTCATCAC